The Nocardioides ginsengisegetis region GGGCGTGACCGAGGTCCTTGCCGGCGAGTCCGAGCGGCAGTTGGAAGATGTCCCACCAGGGGTCATCCTCGGTCAGGTTTCGTGCGTTGTCGCGATGCATAACCGCCCCGGCACCTCCGGTGATCGCATCGGTGTGTCGGACCACACGCCCCAGGTCCTGCAGGCTCAGGCTGGCAGCTTCCGCCAGCCGGAGAGCCTCGTCGGTCGCGGTGTAGGAGATGAAGTGGAGCATGTTGCGAGCCAGCTTGAACGCCGTCCCCTTCCCGACCGGGCCGCAGTGCACGAGCTCAGAGCCCATCAGCCGAAACGGCTGTTCGATCGCGGTGAAGGCCGCCTCGCTGCCTCCGAACAAGATCGCAAGCGTGCCGGCCTCGGCACCCATCGCCCCTCCGCTGACAGGTGCGTCGGCGAACAACATGTCATGACGAGCCGCCAGGTCCTCCAGCCGTGCCGGAAGGTCGAGGAGATCGTCGAGTGCACAGCGATGACCGTGCCCGGCCTGGCCGCCCCGAAGATCTCCCCCATCACGTCGATCACCTGGTCGTCGGTGCGGACCATGATGCAGATGACCGAGCACTCGGCCGCCAGCTCGGCGACTGACTGAGCCGCCCTGGCCCCCTTGGCGACGAGTTCCTCGACAGGACTGGACACGACGTCGAACACACTCAGGCCACCGGGCCACTTCACCAGCTGCCCGGCCATCGGTTTTCCGATGTCTCCAAGGCCGATGAAGCCCACGCGGCCAGTCATGCAGTCGTCAGCAATCGTCATCGTCCTGCCTTTGGCAGATTGAAGGGATGGAAGTCCTTAGGACTCCTGTCAGGGTCAGGTGGAGGGCCCAGCACGCCGGGAGGCGTGATGAATGCTTCCCTCTCCTATAAGGAGAACGCTACACTCGCACCCTGTTGAGGCACGTTTCCAGTCTGCGTCTCAGAGATCGGCTGTGCAAGGCCATGAGGCTTGGCCGTCAAGGTAAGGAGCCGGATGTCATCGTCGCCGACCCGCTGGGTCAACCGCACCGGACTCCCAGTCAAGGTCTACGGCCGTGGAGGGTCGATCACGACGCTTGAACCCTCGAGCACCACGGCGCGCGTAGAACTCGATGCGATCGAGCGCACGGTCGTGAACGTTCTTGGTAGCGAGATCGAGACGATCGACCAGCATCTCGGCCGCGTCGTAGATCTACCGGATCCGACTGAGGACGTTGGCGTCATCGTCACGTCCGCGGTGGCAGGAGCGGCGAGAACCAACCGTGACGACCTGTGGGTGCCACACGACCTCATCCCCGACGACCGCGACGCTGGAATCAGCTGCCGCAGCCTGATCAGGCTCATCCGATCGGACTAGCCAGTCGTATCGGGGTGGGCCCCGCGATGGGAGCGAGCCTTGCGGTCGGCCGCCTCGGAGCCGCATGGGCTCGATCGAGTCCTCGGAGGAGCGGTGCCCCACCACCTGGCAGGGGCCGCGGCCTAGCCTCCAGCCGCGTGGAGGTAAGCGGACACAGTCTGCGGCGCTGAAACTGAAATCACACCCCTACGGAGGAGACCACCATGGCGGAAAGTGCTGCAAGCGACACCTATCCCGACACGCCGACGCGGCCCCCGTTCGATCCGGAGCTGGCGCCGCTGCTGCCGATGATCCGCGAGTTCAACTCGACCCTGAGCGCCGAGACGCTCGAGGCCGCGCGGTCGATGTCCGATGGCATCCCCGGAATGGAGCCGGCCGACCTGACGGCCGGTGGCGCCGTGTGCGTCGAGGAGCGTCAGGTGCCCGGTCCCGAGGGCGCACCCGACGTGACCCTGCTGATCCTCAGCCCGACCGCAGGCGAGGGGCCGCGTGCCGGGATCTACCACACACACGGCGGCGGCATGGTCGTCGGTGACCGTCGTACCGGGGTCGACCTCGTTCTTCCCTACGTCGCCGAAGGGCTTGCTGTCGCCGTCTCGGTGGAGTACCGACTCGCGCCCGAGCATCCCGACCCGGCCCCGGTCGAGGACTGCTATGCGGGCCTGCTCTGGACCGCGAAGAATGCGGCCGAGCTGGGTATCGACCCCGACCGGATCCTGATCGCCGGCGGGAGCGCAGGCGGTGGTCTCGCGGCCGGGACTGCGCTCCTGGCTCGCGACCGGGGCCTGCCACAGCTCAGCCACCAGATCTTGATCTGTCCGATGCTCGACGACCGCTTCCAGACCCACAGCAGCCGGATGCTCGACGGGGAAGGCATCTGGGACCGGAACGACAACCTGTACGGCTGGACCGCGCTGCTCGGGGAGAGGCGGGGCGGTCCGGACGTGTCGCCCTACGCTGCGCCCGCTCGCGCAGAAGACCTCGCAGGTCTTCCGCGCACCTTCATCGACGTTGGATCGGTGGACACGTTCCGCGACGAGGCACTCACCTACGCCGGCAGACTCTCACAGGCCGGGGTGCTCGTCGATCTCCACATGTGGGGTGGCGCCTTCCACGCATCCGAAGCGTTGGGCCCGTTCGCCGCGGTCTCCCGGGCGGCTGGGGCCGCCCGGGACGAGTTCATCCGTCGAGCGCTCGAGGCTTGAACCGCGCGTTGTGGGACTGCCCGAGGCTGCATCGTGGTCACCGGATGCAGGTAGCCCCGGAGAGGCCTCGGATTTGCGCGAGCTCATTGAGCGGTTGGACGTCGCCGACAACGGCGCCGCTGGTGCACTCCGGGTCATCGACCACTTCGACCACCTCGTCGAGGCGGGGGCGGCGACGACACCACTGGTCCGCGCCGCGGCCGCTCTGGCGGGCTGTCCTGCCGGCTTCCACGACGCGAGCCGAACCCTGACCCGCCGGTTCGCGAGTAACGGTCAAGCGCTCCCGGATGACGCGGACCACATCTGGCCACGTCTGAGCGTGCCCGGGCGGCCGGGGTCGTCTGTGTGGCTCGAACGAGTCGGCGACGCCGGTCCACTAGATCCGCTTGTCCTCGAGAGGTACGTCCGGGCCCTCCAATCGTCGACGACGGGCATGGTCGGCTCCACCACAGCGACCATCCGGATCGCGTGCGACGCTGACACGTCGAGCGCCGATCGGCGCGATGCTGTGGCGAAGCTGGGGCTGTCATGGCCTATCACTGTCGTCGCCACTGCCCTGGGAGTGCGGCTGTCGTCCCGGAGCACTCCGATCGGCAACCACGTCATCACGTTGTTTACTGGCTTGCCCACCTTCGCGGCGGGGGTTCGAGCCGGCACCGCACGAGCGGATGCCCTACCTGACCTGCCGCTGGGGGTCGGAAGGGCCCTCGTCGCGCTCCGAGTGACCGACCGGGTGGACGGCCCGGGCGCGTCGATCGTGCTGCACCACCACCTCAGCGCGCTGGCGTCGATCGCAGAGCGGTTCACGCCCGAGCAGGCCGCCGCCGTGGAAGACGTACGCAGGATCGAGGCCCTCCTCCCAGGCCACCCGTGGGTTGTCGACATTGTCCAGGCGGTCCTCGATCGATCGAGTCTTCGACAGGCTGCCTCCGTTCTGCACGTGCACCACTCGACACTCCAGGAGCGGCTCGCGTGGTTGGCGAACCACATCGGGTACGCGTTGACGCATCCCGGAGGTCGCCAACGTGCCGCGGTCGCCGTGCTTCTGTGGAGAGTCGCTCAAGCGGCCTAGTACCTGCGCAAAGCGCTGGTCAGTGACCGCTGCCCTCGTCGCTTAGATCGCCTCCGTCGCTGCGGATCCCTCCCTCAGTGACCCATGCGGCCACCTGCGTGCGCCTATTGAAGCCGAGCTTGCGGAGGATGTGGTCGACATGCGTCTCGGCAGTCCGTTCGGAGATCACGAGCCGGGCGGCGATGTCCCTGTTGGAGGCGCCTTGGGCGACCAGGCCGGCCACCTCGCGCTCACGAGGCGTCAGGGGCGACTCCGATTGTGACCGCCGCGCGACCGCAGGTACCGGAGCTGGCTCACCCAGTGCGTAGGCCACAGCCTCCCCGGGAGGCATGTCCATTCCACGACGGAATGCCGCCTCGAAGCGTTCTTCGCCGATGAGGTCGGTGGCGTGAGACGACCACGCGTCGTGGAAGGCGGTTGTGGCCGGATCGGTGGTCATCGACATTCCGGTGACTTTGTTCAGGCCCGCTGCTGCGCCCATCAGGGTCGCAGACCGTTCCGCGTTCCCCTGGGCGGACGCCAACCAGCCCAGGGTCTCGATGGCTACGCCCAGGCCGACGTAGTCCCTCAGGCTCGCCTTCATCCGGACGGCACTCTCCAGGTGCTCGGTGGACGTCGCGAGGTCTCCGCGTTGCCCTGCGACGTAGCCGAGGCCGACCAGTGCGTACGACGTCTGGTACAGCTCCCCCGTGCCGGCCAACACGTCAAGACAACGCTGATGTGCTGCGGCTGCCTCGTCGAGCTCGCCCTTCTCGGCGACCGTGAACCCGAGCAGCAAGTGCGCGGCTGCCTCATAGCCGCTCCTTGCGTCGGCGAGCGTCCTCGTTGCGGCCGGGAGCTGCCTGATCGCAGCGTCCCGGTCGCCACGCCACCGATCGACCATGGCCCTGTGCAACTGGAGCATCCCGAGCGTCGTGGGTTCCACGGTGTCATCGATCAACGCCGCAGCCTCGTCAAGCATCTGTTGAGCCGCGGGAAGATCCACCCGAACGGCCGCGGCCCAGGCCCCGAGGAGGAGCGCACGCGCGCGTTCGTCAGGGGTGCCTCCCGGCTTCGCCAGCAGGGCCTGCGCCCAGTGACCGGCTTCGCTCAGCTGGCCGTGCGCAGTCCAGTACGGCTCTAGCTGGTAGAGCATGCGGAGGCCAGTTCCAGGAGCGTCGTCTGTCTGGGCGGCGTCCAGGAAGGCGGCTCGCAGGTTCGGGATCTCACGCCTGATCCGTTCAAGGAGGGTCGGTTGCTCCGGACCGAACCAGCGCCCGTAGAAGTCGTCGACGAGCGTTGCACACCACGTCAGGTGGCGCTGCCGCCAGTAGTCGGTCCGCTCCTGGGCATCCAGCCTGCGGAGGCCGAACGAACGGATCGTTTCGAGCATCCGATAGCGGTCCTCGGTCCCCCTCGGATCTCGGAGGAGCACGGACCGGTTCACGAGGCCCGCGAGAACGTCGAGGATCTCCCGCTCGTCAAGACCCTCACCGCAGCATGCGCCTTCCACGGCTGCCAGATCGAGGCCGCCGGCGAAGACCGACGCACGCAGCCACAACTCTTGTTCCTGACGCGTGCACAGGTCGAAGGTCCACTCGACCGCGGCCAGCAGAGAGCGGTGACGGTCCGGTGCCGCCGCATAGCCCTTGCTGAGGAGTGCAAAGCGGTCTTCGAGCCGGTCCAGCATCGCTTGCGGCGTGAGGGTGCGGATCCGTGCGGCCGCGATCTCGACAGCGAGTGGACTGCCCTCGAGCGCCATGCACAGGCGTGCGACGGCCTCGGCATTGTCGGTCGTGAGACTAAAGGACGGCATCGCCGCCGTGGCACGATCAAGGAAAAGGCCCACAGCGTCGTACCGGGAGAGACCCTCGGGGGACCGCAAAGCCCGCTCGTCAGGAACTGACAACGCGGGCACCGACAGGATCGTCTCGCCAGCGACCTCCAACGGCACGATGCTGGTCGTGATGATCCGTAGTCGCGGACACGACCGCAGCAACTCGGCGACCAGGTTCGCAACCACGTCGACGAGATGCTCGCAGTTGTCCAGAGCCAGCAGCGCCTCACGGTCACCGATGAAGTCCGCCATTGCCGCAGGCGCCGACCTCTGCGATCCAAGCTGAAGGTCCATTGCCGCGGCAACGGTGTGCGCCAGCAACGACTCGTCCTGCAACTCGGCGAGCGACACGAACCAGACCCGGCGACCGAACTGACGCGAAAGCATTCCCACCGCCTCCGACGCCAACCGCGTCTTGCCCGCGCCCGCTGGTCCGGTCAGCGTCAACAGCCGCGACTCACCGAGCAACTTTCGAAGCGCCTGCAACTCTGCCCGTCGACCGACGAACCGGGTGGTCTCGAACGTCGAGCCCTCCATGGATCGACTGTATGCCGACCAGGGCCACTTTCCGGGTGACCCGATCATTTGCTCTCGCATGCCCTGAATTCGCGATCTATTCGCGCTTCGCAGCGTCCCAGAGGCGGCTCCCGGATCTCTCCAGAAACTGCCTCTGACCTGCAACTTCCTTTGTAGCGGGGGCAGGTGTGCGCCCTTGTCCTTCGGTCTCACGCGAGCATTGGTCGACAACGGACCCGGCACTCGCTGGCTCAAGTCGCAGACAAACTGAACTGCCTGTCTTGACGGGAAGTTGGTGGAAGACTCCCGCCGCCAACGACGGATCACGCGTCACCCCCATTTGCGGGTGGTCCGCGTGCGGCCGGCGCGAGAAGGTTGCGTCGTGAGCAACGCGAGTCCCCCCACCCTGAGCGCGACTACCGCTCTTGGCGCCGCTCGAGAGCGGCTCCTTGCCCTGCGCACGTCGTACGGCGAGGCCGTGGCGTCGTTCTCGTGGCCAGACGTCGGTCCGACGTTCAACTTCGTCCATGACTGGTTCGATGTCTTTGCCCGCGGGAATGAACGACCGGCGCTCGTGATCGCGGAGGAGGACGGCACCCGCCGCTCCTATTCCTTCGACGCGATGCTGACCAGGTCCGAGAAGGCGGCCGCGAACCTGCGGACGCAGGGAGTCGGGCCCGGCAACAGCGTCGTGGTCATGCTCGGCAATCAGGTCGAGCTGTGGGACAGCATGCTTGCCCTCATACGGCTTGGTGCGGTCATCATGCCGACCACGACGGCGGTTGGGCCGACCGAGCTGGCCGACCGGATCGATCGTGGCCGGGCGCGTGCGGTGATCTGCAATGCTGCGGACGCCGGGAAGTT contains the following coding sequences:
- a CDS encoding NAD-binding protein; this translates as MFADAPVSGGAMGAEAGTLAILFGGSEAAFTAIEQPFRLMGSELVHCGPVGKGTAFKLARNMLHFISYTATDEALRLAEAASLSLQDLGRVVRHTDAITGGAGAVMHRDNARNLTEDDPWWDIFQLPLGLAGKDLGHALEMAERLGVDVPMARYAQANIGAALGYPTGYRAPDAKPDRVG
- a CDS encoding alpha/beta hydrolase codes for the protein MAESAASDTYPDTPTRPPFDPELAPLLPMIREFNSTLSAETLEAARSMSDGIPGMEPADLTAGGAVCVEERQVPGPEGAPDVTLLILSPTAGEGPRAGIYHTHGGGMVVGDRRTGVDLVLPYVAEGLAVAVSVEYRLAPEHPDPAPVEDCYAGLLWTAKNAAELGIDPDRILIAGGSAGGGLAAGTALLARDRGLPQLSHQILICPMLDDRFQTHSSRMLDGEGIWDRNDNLYGWTALLGERRGGPDVSPYAAPARAEDLAGLPRTFIDVGSVDTFRDEALTYAGRLSQAGVLVDLHMWGGAFHASEALGPFAAVSRAAGAARDEFIRRALEA
- a CDS encoding NAD(P)-binding domain-containing protein, with amino-acid sequence MTIADDCMTGRVGFIGLGDIGKPMAGQLVKWPGGLSVFDVVSSPVEELVAKGARAAQSVAELAAECSVICIMVRTDDQVIDVMGEIFGAARPGTVIAVHSTISSTFRHGWRTWRLVMTCCSPTHLSAEGRWVPRPARLRSCSEAARRPSPRSNSRFG
- a CDS encoding ATP-binding protein, translated to MEGSTFETTRFVGRRAELQALRKLLGESRLLTLTGPAGAGKTRLASEAVGMLSRQFGRRVWFVSLAELQDESLLAHTVAAAMDLQLGSQRSAPAAMADFIGDREALLALDNCEHLVDVVANLVAELLRSCPRLRIITTSIVPLEVAGETILSVPALSVPDERALRSPEGLSRYDAVGLFLDRATAAMPSFSLTTDNAEAVARLCMALEGSPLAVEIAAARIRTLTPQAMLDRLEDRFALLSKGYAAAPDRHRSLLAAVEWTFDLCTRQEQELWLRASVFAGGLDLAAVEGACCGEGLDEREILDVLAGLVNRSVLLRDPRGTEDRYRMLETIRSFGLRRLDAQERTDYWRQRHLTWCATLVDDFYGRWFGPEQPTLLERIRREIPNLRAAFLDAAQTDDAPGTGLRMLYQLEPYWTAHGQLSEAGHWAQALLAKPGGTPDERARALLLGAWAAAVRVDLPAAQQMLDEAAALIDDTVEPTTLGMLQLHRAMVDRWRGDRDAAIRQLPAATRTLADARSGYEAAAHLLLGFTVAEKGELDEAAAAHQRCLDVLAGTGELYQTSYALVGLGYVAGQRGDLATSTEHLESAVRMKASLRDYVGLGVAIETLGWLASAQGNAERSATLMGAAAGLNKVTGMSMTTDPATTAFHDAWSSHATDLIGEERFEAAFRRGMDMPPGEAVAYALGEPAPVPAVARRSQSESPLTPREREVAGLVAQGASNRDIAARLVISERTAETHVDHILRKLGFNRRTQVAAWVTEGGIRSDGGDLSDEGSGH
- a CDS encoding helix-turn-helix domain-containing protein, with the protein product MRELIERLDVADNGAAGALRVIDHFDHLVEAGAATTPLVRAAAALAGCPAGFHDASRTLTRRFASNGQALPDDADHIWPRLSVPGRPGSSVWLERVGDAGPLDPLVLERYVRALQSSTTGMVGSTTATIRIACDADTSSADRRDAVAKLGLSWPITVVATALGVRLSSRSTPIGNHVITLFTGLPTFAAGVRAGTARADALPDLPLGVGRALVALRVTDRVDGPGASIVLHHHLSALASIAERFTPEQAAAVEDVRRIEALLPGHPWVVDIVQAVLDRSSLRQAASVLHVHHSTLQERLAWLANHIGYALTHPGGRQRAAVAVLLWRVAQAA